Genomic window (Chryseobacterium sp. H1D6B):
GAAAATTGATGAAGACGAGAGATTAATACTGATGGCATTTATTAAGCAATTCGTTGAACTTAGTAATAATGATGTAAAAGCATCAATTGATAAAGCAACGTCAGATATAAATATTTCTGGAATATGCGCAGTTGACCCTGAGATTATTTTTGAAAATAAAACATTCTGTGTCACAGGGATTCTCAGCAGAGGTACCAGAACTGAACTTCAGCATGCCATTAAAGATAAAGGTGGCATCGCTGTAAATTCTATTTCAAAAAAAACAGATTATCTGATTATTGGTGATACCAGCAATGCTTGTTGGAGCTATGCCTGCTATGGTAGAAAAGTAGAAAAAGCATTGGACTTGAGAAAGTCAGGACATACCATTATTTTGGTTCACGAATTTGATGTGTTTGATGCCATATAAACATAGGAGAATATGACTTTTTTTATCATCCTGGTAATTTTATTTTTTATCATTGCCATAAGCAAAAACCAAAAGAAAACACCTAAAAATAAAGTGACTTTTAAGAATACAGGTTCTAATCCCATAAAAGTACAGCCTCAAAAAGCTTATAGTGAAAAAAGAAACGATATCACCACATCCCAACCTAAAAATCAGATAAATTCTGTGGAATCTAAAATGAAGGATGATTCAATTATTGATGTCTCTGATTTGATGAGCACTTTGATAAGTAATATAAAGATTACATCAGAGTATCCATCTTCGTCTTCGTCATCATCTTATTCTACTGTTCCTTATTGGCCACATCAATACGTCTATTCTTATGATGAAATTAACTATGCAACACAAGAGCAGCAGAATTTTTATGACAAATTCAGAACAGAATTTTTCAAAGGGAATGTTTTGTCTCTCAATGGAAATACAAACTATGCTTTTATTCTACTTTTTGATTTATTAAACGATTTTGAAGTTCATAAGGATTATAAAAAAATCGAATATCAATTGGAAATGTTAGGAAATACTTTTCCGCGAACAAAATCATATGGTGTGTCATTTCTGCTAAAGAAGCTTGAAGAATATAATATGGATGAAGAAGCAGAACATTTCAGAGAAAAAAATCAGCAATATGATTATGATTACTGGAAGCTTGGCAAAAAATATAAAAAAAAGCTTAATCTTTCAACTGAGCAAGAAGAAATCCTAAACAGAATTTGGCTTCAAACTAATGTTTTTAATAGTGCTGAATTCTGTAAAACTGAAATCCTGAAACAGTTTTTGAGAGCTGTGGAATTTCTTCAGAGTAATTATATTTCCAATGATAATTCATTTGGTAATCTGATGGATGAATTGTCTGATTTGATTGTGAGAAAATATTATAGGTACAGAAAAGGCAGTCAGAATTATAAATATACTTTCGATTCGGTAAAGGGTGAAATTTATGGACACATTCTGAAATTAAGCGAAAACAATGTCAGAGAGGTCTACTTAAATAAGAGGAAACTGACAGCAGAGTTTAATTATAGTTCAACTGAAATTTTTACACCTTACTATGAAAAAGTGATTTCAAAATTAGATGTGTTCTTAATTGATGACCAGAAGAATATTCTTTCTCCTGATACTGAAACCGAAAAGTTACTGAACGAAAGCAATACCACCCGTTGGAAATCTAAATTTGAAACAATAACACAAACTTATACGAATATAGCCGACTTTGAAAATCAAATTATCAAACTAGCCGAGGAAAACATAAAAAATCCTTCGGTAGAAAATATTTTTTATGAGGCATCCAAGTTTATGGCGAAACTGGACAAACCAAGTTCTCTTAAGCTTTATGTTTATTACATAGATTCCGATTTGAAATCATCAAAGTTTGACAATAAACAGATGAATAAAACCATTCAGAAAAGTCTTTTTAAAACCGATGAACAATTAAAAGATTTTGAAGAAATCCTGAATAATTTTATTAAAGACAGGCAACTTGAAAATGCACTGAAGAGAATAGCTTCTGTATATGAGCCAAAACGAAAAAAAATTATCATCGACAGAAATTCAATACAAGAAGTTCAGAAACAGCATTCCGGAACGGTCAATCTTCTAAATGAATATCTTCAGGACGAATTGGAGGATGAAATAAAAACATCTGATTCAATAGAAGAAAATGAAACAGGAGAAGTACAAATTTATATAACCAGCAATGGTAATACAGAATCCGCTATATCAAGATTTAATTCAGATTTACGCCTTTCAGAACTTCAGAAAGAAGTATTAGAAATTTTTGAAAAAAACAGCTTCAGTATTTCTCAAAACGAATTGGAAGAAGTGTTGAAAAGCAAAAACCAGATGATGAGCTCGGTGATTGATTCAATTAATGAATCCTGCTATGAAACACTGGATGATGTATTGATTGAAGAAGAAGATGACCAATTTACCATATCCCCAGATTATTACAAAAAACTATTAAACAATGATTGATAATATTAAACCTAAAGAAGCTACCTCTATTATTAACTCTCTTGTAGGAGGTGTTGTTCCGAAAATTGGAGTACAGCATATTACTGTAGGGAGAACAGAAGAGATAGAAGCCTTTATTACCGCACTGAATGATGTAAAGAACGGACACAGTATTGCAAAATTCTGGATCGGAGACTTCGGAAGCGGTAAATCATTTATGCTTCATTTGCTTAATACCGTAGCACTAAAACAAAAATTTGTAGTTGCAAATGCAGACTTTACTCCGGATAACCGACTGTATGCAAATGATGGAAAAAGTGTTTTATTATATTCGGCAATTATGGATAATATTGCCATCCAAACCAAACCGGAAGGAGGTGCTTTGCAGACATTATTGGAAAAGTGGATAGAGCAGGTTATTTCAAAAACTGCGCAGGAAAACAATCTTACATTGGTTGATATCCGTAATGAAGAATATCTTGGACTCATTCAAAACACCATAATGAAAACCATCAACGAAATCACAGAAGTGGGTGGTTTTGACTTTGGTTCAGTCATTGTGAAATATTACGAAGGCTATATTAAAAATGATGAACTTTTAAGAAGAAATGCATTAAAATGGCTGAAAGGAGAATATAAAACAAAGACCGAAGCAAGGCAGGATTTGGGTGTAAGGGAGATTATCAATGACCAGAATTTTTACGATATGCTCAAAAATTTCTGCAAGCTGTTTGTAAGTATGGGATATAGCGGATTTATGATAAATCTTGATGAAGCTATCAACCTTTACAAAATTTCTACCTCAGTAATGCGTGAGAAAAACTATGAGAAAATTCTTACCATTTACAATGACTGTTTTCAGGGAAAGGTGTCTAATCTATTCATCAATTTTGCCGGTACAAGAGAATTTCTTGAAAACGAAAGAAGAGGTTTGTTTAGTTATCAGGCTTTAAAATCCAGGTTGCAGACCAACAAATTTGAAACTTTGGAAATGCGTGACTTTGCACAGCCTGTCATCAAACTTACGCCTTTGGACCATAACGAAATATTTGTTCTTTTGAAAAAATTGAAATTAATCTTTGATTTCAATTATAAAACTGAAATCAATATTTCTGATGAAGAGATTTCTGCTTTTATGGAAGAAATGTTTAATAAGCCAGGTGCATTAGAATTTCTTACACCCAGAGAAGTCATTCGTGATTTTCTGAATATTCTAAATATCATTCGTCAAAATCCGGATGTTGACAAAAAGCATTTGTTTGGAGATATTGAAATTGAAGACGAGCGACCAAATGACTTGAATGTTCTGGATAGTATTGAAGAACTATGACGGCGTTCAATCTGCTTTCTGAACCCATAAGGAAATATATCAGAGACAAAGGCTGGGAAAGTTTGCGACCGATTCAGGAAGCAGCCATCCAAAGAATATTATCAACTGAGAATAATTATGTATTAATATCCAGAACAGCTTCCGGAAAAACGGAAGCTGCCTTTCTACCCATTTTATCAAGAACAGATTTTAAAGGAGAGGGTGTGAAAGTGCTTTACATTTCTCCATTGATTGCTTTGATTAATGACCAGTTCCGTCGTGTTGAAGAATTGTGTGAATATTTGGACATCAGTGTAACCAAATGGCACGGTGAGGCGAGCAAAAGTCAGAAAGATAAACTTCTGAAAAATCCGAGCGGAATCGTTCTAATTACACCGGAATCTTTAGAAGCAATGTTTGTGAATAAACCTTATAACGTAAAGCATTTGTTTGCGTCATTAGAATATGTCGTAATTGATGAGATTCACTCTTTTTTAGGTTCTGACAGAGGCGTTCAATTGCAATCTATTTTATCACGTTTACAAAAAATAAATAAATCCAGATTCAAAACGATAGCACTTTCTGCAACCGTCAGCGATTCTAATCAATATTTAGAACTGAAAAGTTTTCTGGGAGACGTTGAGAACACAAAAATCATACGGGATACAACCCCCAAACCTATAAATGCCGTCTTCAGATATTTTGAAGGCAGCGGTGCCGAACTGCCTCTTGAATTATTAAAAGATTTATACGTCCAGACAAGAAATAGCAAATCATTGGTTTTCCCTAATGCAAGAGGAAGAGTTGAGGAAGTTGCCGTAAAATTGAGAAAGATTTCTGATAAAGTCGGAGGACATCAGAATTACTTTTCCCATCATTCTTCTGTAGATAAGGAAGTGCGGGAATATGTGGAATTCTTTGCAAAGAATAACACATATGAAAATTTCAGTATTGCCTGTACTTCAACACTGGAATTAGGAATTGATATTGGAAGTGTGGACCAGGTTGTTCAGATTGATGCAACAAACAGTATTGCTTCCCTAATCCAGAGAGTCGGAAGAAGCGGACGAAGAGATGACAAAGCAAGTAATTTGTTTTTATATGCAACAAATCGCTGGACACTATTACAATCAGTTGCCTGTTGGCTTTTATATGATGAGAAGTATATTGAGCCGGTTTCTTTGAATGAAAAGTCTTATGATATTTTACTTCACCAGATACTTTCCATCGTAAAAGGCAGTTCTGGAATGTCAAAAGAAAATTTGCTCAGTGAATTACATCATAACTGTGCTTTCAAAAATATATCAAAAAATGAAGTCGAAGAAATCATTGCATTCTTGGTTGAAAAAGACCTTCTTGAACAACTTGGTTCCGAATTGATTTTAGGAATTGAAGGAGAGAAAATTGTTAACAACAGAGAGTTTTACAGTGTTTTTCAAACCGAAAATTTATTCAAAGTATCTCATAAAGGAAATAAGGTAGGAGAAATTCCACTAACACTACAGATTAGAGAAGATGAAAATATTTACCTATCTGCAAGAATCTGGAAAATCATAGCAATTGACTTAAAATCAAAGAAAATTGAAGTAGCCCCTGCAAAAGACGGTAAGAAACCAATCTTTGAGGGCAACGGAGCCAGTATTGCAGACAAAATCAGAGAAAAAATGCTGGAAATACTGGTTTCTAAAAAAGAATATGATTTTCTTGATGAACCAAGTCAGAACGTTATATTGGAAATGCAGAAAGAATTTTCAGTCTTTGATTTTTCAGATATTGTCAAAGAACGACCATTACTTTCAACCAATAGAAATCTTATATTTTACTCTTTTACAGGCTCAAAAATAAACAGAACGCTAAAACTTATTTTTGATACTTTAAGAATTGAGAATGTTTTCTCTGACTTGGATTCTTCTTTTGAAATAAAGACTTCCCAAGAAGAATTTATATTAAAATTAAAAAGCATAGAAGCATCCAATATTAATTTCGATTTCATTTTAGAAAATCTTCTGGAGAATACTCCTGAGATTTTGGATTTTTCGAAATACGGTAAATTTTTACCACTAAAATTTCAAATTGAAACATTGAAGAATTCTTACTACGATTTTTATAAATGTAAAGAGTTTTTAAAGCATTTAGAAGTAATAACCAATTGAAAATTAAATTATAAAAACTAAAACAATGAGCTTCAAATTAATTGCGATAAGACCATTAAAAGGTTGCAATGAAAAATTTCGGAAAAATCTTATTCCCAATCAGATTTATAAATTTTATAATGAATACGAATTTTTAGATGAAAATGATAAGGAAATTAAATGTACAGAAAATTTTGTAGAAGTTTCCAAAATTGTAAAGAAGGAAAATAATGTTCCAGAAGGTTTTTATTATCAAGGAAATACTAAAATAAATATATCGGCTATTGTTGGCAAAAATGGAAGTGGTAAAAGTAGTTTGATAGAACTTATTTGTGTAGCTTTTTATAACCTATCTGTCAAGGCAAAATTAATAAATGATATTGAAGTAGATGATAAAAAGAATCGTAGATTAAGAAAACAAGTAAGACATTTGGAGGGTGTAATTACAGGTTTACAATATGATTTAGGTGAAACCCAAATTTCACAATTGACAGATGATGAGATTGATGAAAAAG
Coding sequences:
- a CDS encoding DEAD/DEAH box helicase, producing the protein MTAFNLLSEPIRKYIRDKGWESLRPIQEAAIQRILSTENNYVLISRTASGKTEAAFLPILSRTDFKGEGVKVLYISPLIALINDQFRRVEELCEYLDISVTKWHGEASKSQKDKLLKNPSGIVLITPESLEAMFVNKPYNVKHLFASLEYVVIDEIHSFLGSDRGVQLQSILSRLQKINKSRFKTIALSATVSDSNQYLELKSFLGDVENTKIIRDTTPKPINAVFRYFEGSGAELPLELLKDLYVQTRNSKSLVFPNARGRVEEVAVKLRKISDKVGGHQNYFSHHSSVDKEVREYVEFFAKNNTYENFSIACTSTLELGIDIGSVDQVVQIDATNSIASLIQRVGRSGRRDDKASNLFLYATNRWTLLQSVACWLLYDEKYIEPVSLNEKSYDILLHQILSIVKGSSGMSKENLLSELHHNCAFKNISKNEVEEIIAFLVEKDLLEQLGSELILGIEGEKIVNNREFYSVFQTENLFKVSHKGNKVGEIPLTLQIREDENIYLSARIWKIIAIDLKSKKIEVAPAKDGKKPIFEGNGASIADKIREKMLEILVSKKEYDFLDEPSQNVILEMQKEFSVFDFSDIVKERPLLSTNRNLIFYSFTGSKINRTLKLIFDTLRIENVFSDLDSSFEIKTSQEEFILKLKSIEASNINFDFILENLLENTPEILDFSKYGKFLPLKFQIETLKNSYYDFYKCKEFLKHLEVITN
- a CDS encoding tellurite resistance TerB C-terminal domain-containing protein, yielding MTFFIILVILFFIIAISKNQKKTPKNKVTFKNTGSNPIKVQPQKAYSEKRNDITTSQPKNQINSVESKMKDDSIIDVSDLMSTLISNIKITSEYPSSSSSSSYSTVPYWPHQYVYSYDEINYATQEQQNFYDKFRTEFFKGNVLSLNGNTNYAFILLFDLLNDFEVHKDYKKIEYQLEMLGNTFPRTKSYGVSFLLKKLEEYNMDEEAEHFREKNQQYDYDYWKLGKKYKKKLNLSTEQEEILNRIWLQTNVFNSAEFCKTEILKQFLRAVEFLQSNYISNDNSFGNLMDELSDLIVRKYYRYRKGSQNYKYTFDSVKGEIYGHILKLSENNVREVYLNKRKLTAEFNYSSTEIFTPYYEKVISKLDVFLIDDQKNILSPDTETEKLLNESNTTRWKSKFETITQTYTNIADFENQIIKLAEENIKNPSVENIFYEASKFMAKLDKPSSLKLYVYYIDSDLKSSKFDNKQMNKTIQKSLFKTDEQLKDFEEILNNFIKDRQLENALKRIASVYEPKRKKIIIDRNSIQEVQKQHSGTVNLLNEYLQDELEDEIKTSDSIEENETGEVQIYITSNGNTESAISRFNSDLRLSELQKEVLEIFEKNSFSISQNELEEVLKSKNQMMSSVIDSINESCYETLDDVLIEEEDDQFTISPDYYKKLLNND
- a CDS encoding ATP-binding protein, whose product is MIDNIKPKEATSIINSLVGGVVPKIGVQHITVGRTEEIEAFITALNDVKNGHSIAKFWIGDFGSGKSFMLHLLNTVALKQKFVVANADFTPDNRLYANDGKSVLLYSAIMDNIAIQTKPEGGALQTLLEKWIEQVISKTAQENNLTLVDIRNEEYLGLIQNTIMKTINEITEVGGFDFGSVIVKYYEGYIKNDELLRRNALKWLKGEYKTKTEARQDLGVREIINDQNFYDMLKNFCKLFVSMGYSGFMINLDEAINLYKISTSVMREKNYEKILTIYNDCFQGKVSNLFINFAGTREFLENERRGLFSYQALKSRLQTNKFETLEMRDFAQPVIKLTPLDHNEIFVLLKKLKLIFDFNYKTEINISDEEISAFMEEMFNKPGALEFLTPREVIRDFLNILNIIRQNPDVDKKHLFGDIEIEDERPNDLNVLDSIEEL